The Legionella cincinnatiensis genome includes a region encoding these proteins:
- a CDS encoding DUF190 domain-containing protein, translating into MINEIKIPTVEITVVRIYTLERAENIPSILKYLQNEAKIRGISVFRAISGFGETNVHNSSFLEVPFSLPIIIEFFDEPEKVAGTLEYLTTIIKKEHLIFFPARANA; encoded by the coding sequence ATGATAAATGAAATTAAGATTCCAACCGTAGAAATTACAGTTGTACGAATTTATACTTTAGAACGAGCCGAAAATATTCCTTCTATTTTAAAGTATCTACAAAATGAAGCTAAAATTCGTGGAATAAGCGTTTTTCGTGCTATTAGTGGCTTTGGTGAAACAAATGTCCATAATAGTTCTTTTTTAGAGGTACCTTTTTCTCTTCCTATAATCATTGAGTTTTTTGATGAACCCGAAAAAGTTGCTGGAACTTTAGAATATTTAACTACAATAATAAAAAAAGAACATCTTATTTTTTTCCCTGCTCGAGCAAATGCTTAA